A region of Thermorudis peleae DNA encodes the following proteins:
- a CDS encoding right-handed parallel beta-helix repeat-containing protein, with translation MGIPLPTLDLTETMPIVVRQSVRLPPGLHRLSDQTGEGVLVIAGDEIVLDGAGAILDGLHCTGVGIVIRGRARVWLRNLTVRGFRYAIVAEDCQELLIEDCDLSGNAGGDDGQWLDILAPLETTPGGGLLLHRVTASVVRRVVAREQDVGINLMASHGNRVEDCDCSNNTAWGIRLWASCDNVVARNRALWVNRCGGAGCDAAGILLTGGSHRNQILGNDLRFSGDGFFLGNQFSPPNNDNRVVGNDGSDADHNAFEATFSRGNVFRSNRACRSNYGFWLGFSIETTVEGNVITDNRTDGIHWEHGQGGLIRANLIARNGRYGVALTLNPANHDFPDRSVSTRHVVRENVFRQNRECGIYLLHTTATVVQDNEFIGNRRSVCEDGTSHGNMLELA, from the coding sequence ATGGGCATACCACTGCCGACGCTCGACCTGACAGAAACCATGCCGATCGTCGTGCGGCAGAGCGTGCGATTGCCACCGGGCCTGCACCGCCTCAGTGATCAGACGGGCGAAGGGGTGCTGGTCATTGCCGGTGATGAGATTGTGCTTGACGGGGCGGGTGCTATACTCGATGGGCTCCATTGCACCGGTGTGGGCATTGTTATCCGGGGGCGCGCACGCGTGTGGTTGCGCAACCTGACTGTGCGGGGATTCCGCTACGCGATCGTCGCCGAAGACTGCCAGGAACTCCTCATTGAAGACTGCGATCTCTCGGGCAACGCCGGCGGTGACGATGGCCAGTGGCTCGATATCCTCGCACCGCTTGAGACGACGCCGGGCGGGGGTCTGCTTTTGCACCGGGTAACGGCGAGCGTTGTGCGCCGAGTGGTGGCACGGGAGCAGGATGTCGGGATCAATCTCATGGCGAGCCACGGCAACCGGGTCGAGGACTGTGATTGTTCGAACAATACGGCCTGGGGCATCCGCCTCTGGGCATCCTGTGACAACGTCGTTGCTCGTAACCGGGCGCTATGGGTGAACCGCTGCGGCGGCGCTGGCTGCGATGCGGCAGGCATCCTGCTAACTGGCGGCTCCCACCGCAACCAGATCCTTGGCAATGACCTGCGCTTCAGCGGCGATGGCTTCTTCCTCGGCAACCAGTTCAGCCCACCCAACAATGACAACCGTGTTGTCGGCAATGATGGCTCAGACGCCGATCATAACGCCTTTGAGGCGACATTCTCACGCGGCAACGTGTTTCGCAGCAACCGAGCCTGTCGCAGTAACTATGGCTTCTGGCTTGGGTTCTCGATTGAGACGACGGTTGAGGGTAACGTCATCACTGACAACCGCACTGATGGCATTCACTGGGAACACGGTCAGGGCGGGTTGATCCGTGCTAATCTGATCGCCCGCAACGGACGGTACGGGGTGGCATTGACGCTGAATCCCGCTAACCATGATTTCCCCGACCGGAGCGTCTCGACTCGGCACGTGGTGCGCGAGAACGTGTTTCGTCAGAACCGCGAGTGCGGCATTTACCTGCTACACACCACGGCCACGGTCGTGCAGGACAACGAGTTTATTGGCAACCGGCGTTCTGTCTGTGAAGATGGGACAAGCCACGGCAACATGCTTGAACTCGCGTAG
- a CDS encoding cupredoxin domain-containing protein, producing MVSISRRQFLGGLGAGLATSVALGTLDLDPTALGITRVKAAPDPTTPQTWLVRAGIESNDHAVMGMVFLPYHLWVNVGDTVTWTILSMEFHTVTFLPPHTPRPPFNPMDPQQAQPQGPSHYDGKSYVNSGLLFQGQSFHLTFDVPGDFFYICLIHSMMSGVVHVRPAGTPYPLAQADYDHLAEIASSDIVRAGQAMAREAEDFARRFNTQTRFGMSNEALVIAGIGDGGLDLMRFYPETLVVRVGQVVTFVNADPEAPHTVTFGGDLSEEQSFPPIGVPQGYFPGQVVDYAGNGLLNSGYIGVDPNWFGTTFRTRFTQPGTYPYLCALHDMMGMKGTVIVRS from the coding sequence ATGGTAAGCATCTCACGACGGCAGTTCCTTGGCGGCCTTGGTGCCGGCCTGGCTACAAGTGTCGCGCTGGGGACCCTTGATCTCGATCCCACTGCACTCGGAATCACTCGTGTCAAGGCTGCCCCTGATCCGACGACGCCTCAAACTTGGCTCGTCCGTGCAGGGATTGAAAGCAATGACCACGCCGTCATGGGCATGGTCTTCCTTCCCTATCACCTTTGGGTCAACGTCGGTGATACCGTGACCTGGACGATCCTGTCCATGGAATTCCACACGGTAACGTTCCTGCCGCCACACACCCCGCGCCCTCCCTTCAACCCGATGGATCCCCAGCAGGCACAGCCTCAGGGGCCGAGCCACTACGATGGAAAAAGTTATGTCAATTCTGGACTGCTCTTCCAGGGGCAGAGTTTCCACTTAACCTTCGACGTGCCTGGCGACTTCTTCTACATCTGTTTGATCCACAGCATGATGTCAGGTGTGGTGCACGTGCGACCAGCTGGGACACCATACCCGCTGGCACAGGCAGATTATGATCACCTTGCCGAGATCGCCAGCAGTGACATTGTTCGGGCAGGTCAGGCAATGGCGCGCGAAGCCGAGGACTTTGCACGTCGGTTCAACACCCAGACCCGATTCGGTATGTCCAATGAAGCGCTGGTCATCGCTGGCATTGGTGATGGCGGACTCGACTTGATGCGCTTCTACCCAGAGACACTCGTGGTACGTGTTGGCCAAGTCGTGACCTTTGTCAACGCCGATCCAGAGGCGCCCCATACCGTCACCTTTGGGGGTGACCTGTCTGAGGAGCAATCCTTTCCCCCGATCGGCGTGCCACAGGGCTACTTCCCTGGACAGGTCGTCGACTATGCTGGCAATGGATTACTCAACTCCGGCTATATCGGCGTCGACCCCAACTGGTTCGGCACGACGTTCCGTACGCGCTTCACCCAGCCAGGCACCTATCCTTATCTCTGCGCGCTCCACGATATGATGGGGATGAAGGGCACGGTCATCGTCCGCAGTTAA